Proteins encoded within one genomic window of Microbacterium sp. zg-B185:
- a CDS encoding zinc-binding dehydrogenase: protein MTEMVRAAVQTGPRHIEMREFPRPQIGPDDGLLRVEANGICGSDVEIYGGHIGTQTNPFIPGHEPMGIIAELGDRAAERWGVQVGDRVALEVIVPCRACNDCLTGRYQACRFRKYGHGVTGIDVEPSLWGGFAEYMYISPNSVLHKIDKSLPAEIAAMYNPLGAGVRWAVDLGEVGLGDTLVILGAGQRGLGAIIAAKSVGASNIIITGLASDAHKLAVARELGADHTIVVGPGGQDIVEAVTEITGGQMADVALDLTPMAAGPVTDAMNVVRFGGRVVLAGLKGRKEVPLVTDLIINRALTIKGAFGVDASANKRAIRLLESGRFPLELLHTHTFGLDEVGLAIDTLAGTTDDKSAIHVSVHPSFA from the coding sequence ATGACCGAGATGGTTCGCGCAGCTGTTCAGACAGGTCCCCGTCACATCGAGATGCGGGAGTTCCCGCGTCCGCAGATCGGTCCCGACGACGGGCTCCTCCGGGTCGAGGCCAACGGCATCTGCGGCAGCGATGTCGAGATCTACGGTGGCCACATCGGGACGCAGACCAACCCCTTCATCCCCGGCCACGAGCCGATGGGCATCATCGCCGAGCTGGGAGATCGCGCCGCCGAGCGCTGGGGCGTGCAGGTCGGCGACCGCGTGGCGCTCGAGGTCATCGTTCCCTGCCGCGCCTGCAACGACTGTCTCACCGGCCGCTACCAGGCCTGCCGTTTCCGCAAGTACGGTCACGGCGTGACCGGCATCGACGTCGAGCCCAGCCTGTGGGGCGGGTTCGCCGAGTACATGTACATCTCCCCGAACTCCGTGCTGCACAAGATCGACAAGAGCCTCCCCGCTGAGATCGCCGCGATGTACAACCCGCTCGGCGCCGGCGTGCGGTGGGCCGTCGACCTCGGCGAGGTCGGACTCGGCGACACACTGGTGATCCTGGGCGCAGGGCAGCGCGGACTCGGCGCGATCATCGCCGCGAAGTCGGTGGGCGCATCGAACATCATCATCACCGGGCTGGCCTCCGACGCGCACAAGCTCGCGGTCGCCCGCGAGCTGGGCGCGGATCACACGATCGTCGTGGGACCCGGCGGTCAGGACATCGTCGAGGCCGTGACCGAGATCACCGGTGGGCAGATGGCCGATGTCGCGCTCGATCTGACGCCGATGGCCGCCGGTCCGGTCACGGACGCGATGAACGTCGTCCGTTTCGGCGGCCGCGTCGTCCTCGCGGGTCTGAAGGGCCGCAAGGAGGTCCCGTTGGTCACCGATCTCATCATCAACCGAGCGCTCACCATCAAGGGAGCATTCGGCGTCGACGCGTCCGCGAACAAGCGTGCCATCCGGTTGCTGGAATCGGGCCGGTTCCCGCTCGAGCTGCTGCACACGCATACGTTCGGGCTGGACGAGGTCGGACTTGCGATCGACACCCTCGCCGGCACCACGGACGACAAGTCCGCCATCCACGTCTCGGTCCACCCGAGCTTCGCCTGA
- a CDS encoding amidohydrolase family protein, with amino-acid sequence MIIDAHAHLLPKDYPSDAPGCFPHMEAIEDSTSRLLVFGKTRFPAKDVFFEAERRIEAQDASGVDAEVVSPMPPLLRYDLPAGDGLALSRHVNEFAAELSSHAPDRLISLGMVPMEDPDAATAELAAIKEMGLAGVEIASNILGSSIGDEKFLPFFQEVERLGLSVFVHAMPAPMDRLPMSAMGTYVVGIEGMFAAASMILGGTAAACPDLRISFSHAAGGFAMMLPRANYFWGGSWNEEPKNLDRAVSPDDGPSPLELARRFYYDSMVFDARTIRYLVDLLGADRLLVGSDFPAMLREEPAAKTLRSMDLPEAEWEDISWKNALRWLGREAVA; translated from the coding sequence ATGATCATCGACGCACACGCACATCTGCTTCCGAAGGACTACCCGAGCGACGCTCCCGGATGCTTCCCGCACATGGAGGCGATCGAGGACAGCACGAGCAGACTGCTCGTCTTCGGCAAGACCCGCTTCCCCGCCAAGGACGTCTTCTTCGAGGCCGAACGGCGCATCGAGGCGCAGGATGCCTCCGGTGTGGACGCAGAGGTCGTCAGCCCGATGCCGCCGCTGCTGCGCTACGACCTGCCCGCCGGCGACGGGCTGGCGCTCTCGCGCCACGTCAACGAGTTCGCCGCAGAACTGAGCTCACACGCGCCGGATCGGCTCATCAGCCTGGGCATGGTGCCCATGGAAGACCCGGATGCCGCCACCGCGGAGCTGGCTGCCATCAAGGAGATGGGGCTTGCGGGCGTCGAGATCGCCTCCAACATCCTGGGCAGCTCGATCGGCGACGAGAAGTTCCTCCCCTTCTTCCAGGAGGTAGAGAGACTCGGGCTCTCGGTCTTCGTGCACGCGATGCCCGCGCCGATGGATCGCCTGCCGATGTCGGCCATGGGCACGTACGTCGTCGGGATCGAGGGCATGTTCGCCGCAGCCTCGATGATCCTCGGGGGCACCGCGGCGGCCTGCCCGGACCTGCGGATCTCGTTCAGCCACGCGGCCGGCGGGTTCGCCATGATGCTTCCGCGCGCCAACTACTTCTGGGGCGGCTCCTGGAACGAGGAGCCCAAGAACCTCGATCGCGCCGTCTCTCCCGATGACGGGCCGTCTCCGTTGGAGCTGGCGCGTCGGTTCTACTACGACTCGATGGTGTTCGACGCGCGGACCATTCGCTACCTGGTGGATCTGCTCGGCGCCGACCGGCTCCTGGTCGGTTCGGACTTCCCCGCGATGCTGCGTGAGGAGCCGGCGGCCAAGACGCTTCGCTCGATGGACCTGCCCGAAGCGGAATGGGAGGACATCAGCTGGAAGAACGCTCTGCGCTGGCTGGGCCGGGAGGCCGTCGCCTGA
- a CDS encoding ABC transporter substrate-binding protein has product MTRIRKSGRSAVRLIGTLALATGIVVSAAGCAGGGGGDAAPDTASGEPTPGGEITVLLDAGFAGGWATGLDPATSNTTGSNLPQNAAIFGGLFTLEPDGDGGQIVPNQAESFEWSEDGRTLSITLRDGITFSDGTPLNAEAVVWNWIRALNSGSTGAPRLQLNVDTPAPALSEAFMTSLWAALPADVDKATVQKQLGAIQAVDDLTVSLALRNVDGSLVNGFPTSSFNLIASPTAYAEMGGDAFSLKPVGAGPFIVTADSLSERLELEKNPDYFKSGLPYLDAINFQSVAGDQVAYQTLLAGQGDVIEGLSSVPLITEAKANPDVAVHLGAPTSPYVVQLNSRTAPFDDIKAREAIYYATDFAAINKGLFKDEGEMSQSFTASGGLFFNPEVPGYREYDLDKAKALVEEIGGLTVNLGTTDIVTARSVTTALQTQWEEAGIDVEISAEPLGDVITRFVTGDWQALLQTAGAWDPSVGIGVGIRFGSTSPYSGAPLPEGATSGADALAKGLETELDVLLREAVGTNDYDERDAKYQEIAKYISDQAYAPFGMAFSPAQVLRAGVHGPGLDVPIPALSVNQGVLYDRVWVESGK; this is encoded by the coding sequence ATGACAAGAATCCGCAAGAGCGGACGGTCGGCAGTACGCCTGATCGGCACGCTCGCCCTGGCAACGGGGATCGTCGTATCAGCAGCCGGGTGCGCCGGTGGGGGCGGTGGCGACGCCGCACCGGACACCGCCTCGGGTGAGCCCACGCCGGGCGGCGAGATCACGGTGCTCCTGGACGCCGGCTTCGCCGGAGGATGGGCGACCGGCTTGGACCCTGCCACGAGCAACACGACCGGTTCGAACCTCCCGCAGAACGCCGCCATCTTCGGCGGACTTTTCACGCTCGAGCCGGACGGCGACGGCGGCCAGATCGTACCCAACCAGGCCGAGAGCTTCGAGTGGTCCGAAGACGGCCGGACGCTGTCCATCACCCTGCGCGACGGGATCACATTCTCGGACGGCACGCCCCTGAATGCTGAAGCGGTCGTGTGGAACTGGATCCGTGCCCTCAACTCCGGCAGCACGGGCGCGCCCCGCCTGCAGCTGAACGTGGACACTCCTGCCCCCGCGCTGAGCGAGGCGTTCATGACGAGCCTGTGGGCAGCCCTCCCCGCAGACGTGGACAAGGCCACCGTCCAGAAGCAGCTGGGTGCGATCCAGGCGGTCGATGACCTCACGGTCTCGCTCGCGCTGCGCAACGTCGACGGCTCCCTCGTCAACGGCTTCCCCACCTCGAGCTTCAACCTGATCGCCTCCCCGACCGCGTACGCGGAGATGGGCGGGGACGCTTTCAGCCTCAAGCCCGTCGGCGCGGGTCCCTTCATCGTCACGGCCGACAGCCTGAGCGAACGCCTCGAGCTGGAGAAGAACCCCGACTACTTCAAGTCCGGGCTCCCGTACCTCGACGCGATCAACTTCCAGTCCGTGGCCGGTGACCAGGTCGCCTACCAGACGCTGCTGGCCGGACAGGGCGACGTCATCGAGGGTCTCAGCTCGGTGCCGCTCATCACCGAGGCCAAGGCCAACCCCGACGTGGCCGTGCACCTCGGTGCCCCGACATCGCCGTATGTCGTGCAGCTGAACTCGCGCACCGCACCGTTCGACGACATCAAGGCGCGAGAGGCGATCTACTACGCGACCGACTTCGCCGCGATCAACAAAGGTCTGTTCAAGGACGAGGGCGAGATGAGCCAGTCGTTCACGGCATCCGGCGGGCTGTTCTTCAACCCGGAGGTTCCGGGCTACCGCGAGTACGACCTCGACAAGGCGAAGGCGCTCGTCGAGGAGATCGGCGGACTGACGGTCAACCTCGGCACGACGGATATCGTCACGGCACGCTCCGTGACCACGGCGCTTCAGACGCAGTGGGAAGAGGCGGGGATCGACGTGGAGATCAGCGCTGAGCCGCTGGGCGATGTGATCACGCGCTTCGTCACGGGCGACTGGCAGGCGCTGCTTCAGACAGCGGGCGCATGGGACCCGTCGGTCGGCATCGGTGTCGGCATCCGGTTCGGCTCCACGTCTCCGTACAGCGGTGCACCGCTGCCCGAGGGCGCCACATCCGGCGCGGACGCGCTGGCCAAGGGTCTGGAGACCGAGCTGGACGTGCTGCTGCGCGAAGCCGTCGGCACGAACGACTACGACGAGCGGGACGCGAAGTACCAGGAGATCGCGAAGTACATCTCCGACCAGGCGTATGCGCCGTTCGGAATGGCGTTCTCGCCGGCTCAGGTCCTGCGTGCCGGCGTGCACGGCCCCGGACTGGACGTGCCCATTCCGGCGTTGTCGGTCAACCAGGGTGTGCTGTACGACCGAGTCTGGGTAGAGAGCGGGAAATAG
- a CDS encoding ABC transporter permease: MPITEATTSIRTEERVSALGRVVGSPLVRLIARRIAIAIPLLLAISILVFALLEAIPGDPARNQAGMDATEEEVEAVRARMGLDRSPVERYLTWLGGFVTGNFGKSSISGQPVTTLLAERVPVTVELVVLAFVVSLALALPVALMAARKPGGFFDRVVMVISMTLLAVPNYVMALLLVLVFAVLLRALPAIGYVPIEENLWLNIRSVTLPVLALAIPLAAFYARFLRGDLVEQMNSADYVETARAKGVGPWKVLWRHAFRNSSFGLLTLVGLNIGGLVGGTVIIEQIFSMPGLGVLMLQGVMSRDTAVVQICVFIFAAVAVLANLVVDVLYAVLDPRIRYGNR; this comes from the coding sequence GTGCCCATCACGGAGGCCACTACCAGCATCCGGACCGAGGAGCGCGTCAGCGCCCTCGGCCGGGTGGTGGGTTCCCCCCTGGTTCGGTTGATCGCACGCCGGATCGCGATAGCGATCCCCCTGCTGCTGGCGATCAGCATCCTCGTGTTCGCATTGCTCGAGGCGATCCCGGGCGACCCCGCACGCAACCAGGCGGGTATGGACGCCACCGAGGAGGAGGTCGAGGCTGTTCGCGCGCGGATGGGCCTCGACCGCTCCCCGGTGGAGCGATACCTCACCTGGTTGGGCGGGTTCGTCACCGGCAACTTCGGCAAGTCCTCGATCAGCGGGCAGCCGGTCACCACGCTGCTCGCCGAACGGGTGCCGGTCACGGTCGAACTGGTGGTACTGGCCTTCGTGGTCTCGCTCGCTCTGGCGCTGCCCGTGGCGCTGATGGCCGCCCGCAAGCCGGGTGGCTTCTTCGATCGGGTGGTGATGGTCATCTCCATGACCCTGCTGGCCGTTCCCAATTACGTCATGGCGCTGCTGCTGGTACTCGTGTTCGCCGTGCTCCTGCGGGCTCTGCCCGCCATCGGGTATGTGCCGATCGAAGAGAACCTGTGGCTCAACATCCGTTCTGTGACGCTGCCCGTGCTCGCACTGGCCATTCCCCTGGCGGCCTTCTACGCGCGCTTCCTGCGGGGTGACCTCGTCGAGCAGATGAACTCCGCCGACTACGTCGAAACCGCCCGAGCCAAGGGGGTCGGACCGTGGAAGGTGCTCTGGCGGCATGCCTTCCGCAACTCGTCCTTCGGCCTGCTCACACTGGTCGGCCTCAACATCGGCGGGCTGGTCGGGGGCACCGTCATCATCGAGCAGATCTTCTCCATGCCCGGGCTCGGTGTGCTGATGCTGCAAGGCGTCATGTCCCGGGACACCGCCGTCGTCCAGATCTGCGTGTTCATCTTCGCGGCGGTCGCGGTCCTGGCGAACCTCGTCGTGGACGTGCTGTACGCGGTGCTCGATCCAAGGATTCGCTATGGCAATCGCTGA
- a CDS encoding ABC transporter permease: MAIADASVGAALIPSAVPRSETWGRIRRKLVVGIPAGLVFLLLFVCFIGPFFLPLAPPTGGSVLDSGLPPGTPGHPLGTDVNGNDVLSRMIYGGRASLMIAIAVNVIGLVVGGVVGAISGFLGGKIDTVIMRALDVLIAFPSLVLTIAIAQILGPSLPNTILALSAFSIPAVARISRSATLRISNMPFIQAADLSGSTTWRTLTRHIAPNIVPQMLNFALLGMGIVIVTEGALSFLGMGVPAPAPSWGNMIYEGQQSLSATPLLVLWPSLALLVTVLSFNLLGENLRDEMNGR; this comes from the coding sequence ATGGCAATCGCTGACGCCTCGGTAGGGGCCGCCCTCATCCCGTCCGCTGTGCCTCGCAGCGAGACCTGGGGCAGGATCCGCCGCAAGCTCGTGGTGGGGATTCCGGCAGGACTGGTGTTCCTGCTGCTGTTCGTCTGCTTCATCGGCCCGTTCTTCCTGCCGCTGGCCCCACCGACCGGTGGCAGCGTGCTGGACAGCGGTCTGCCCCCGGGAACGCCCGGTCACCCGCTCGGCACCGACGTGAACGGGAACGACGTGCTGTCGCGGATGATCTACGGCGGCCGGGCATCGCTGATGATCGCGATCGCCGTCAACGTCATCGGTCTCGTCGTCGGAGGTGTCGTCGGCGCGATCTCCGGGTTCCTCGGCGGCAAGATCGACACCGTGATCATGCGCGCACTCGATGTGCTGATCGCGTTCCCCTCGCTGGTGCTGACGATCGCGATCGCCCAGATCCTCGGCCCCAGCCTGCCGAACACGATCCTGGCGCTGTCGGCCTTCAGCATCCCCGCGGTCGCACGAATCTCCCGCTCGGCCACGCTGCGCATCTCGAACATGCCGTTCATCCAGGCGGCCGATCTGAGCGGCAGCACCACCTGGCGCACGCTGACGCGTCACATCGCGCCCAACATCGTGCCGCAGATGCTGAACTTCGCCCTTCTGGGCATGGGGATCGTGATCGTCACCGAGGGTGCCCTGAGCTTCCTGGGCATGGGAGTCCCGGCGCCTGCACCCAGCTGGGGAAACATGATCTACGAAGGGCAGCAGTCGCTGTCAGCGACGCCGCTCCTGGTGTTGTGGCCGAGCCTGGCCCTGCTGGTCACGGTGCTCTCCTTCAACCTGCTCGGCGAGAACCTGAGAGATGAGATGAACGGTCGATGA
- a CDS encoding ABC transporter ATP-binding protein: protein MSTLQQFAGPAERAPRPETVLSVDDLRVTFTRGGRPVHAVGGISYDLEAGRMLAIIGESGSGKSVGVRALMGLLPPSARIEGSARLVGTELVGMDERSMRQIRGNDIAMVFQDPARSLNPTMSVGAQISEAVRTHRREVKKAEAAERVIELLKLVRLPAPERRFHEYPHQLSGGMRQRVMIAIALASNPKVLIADEATTALDVTTQAQIMELLVDLQDRLGTAVIMISHDLGLAASYADDVLVMYGGRIVEQADTASLFGNVRMPYTKALLGAIPQLSTPTHALLPVIGGHPPDLSALPPGCAFAPRCPRATQKCAERPELIEHEPNHKYACWHPHLDGAAPETIAAAAPAQEDVR, encoded by the coding sequence ATGAGCACGCTGCAGCAGTTCGCCGGCCCTGCCGAGAGGGCGCCACGCCCCGAGACGGTCCTGTCTGTCGACGACCTCCGCGTCACCTTCACGCGTGGGGGTCGCCCCGTCCACGCGGTCGGCGGAATCTCGTACGACCTCGAGGCGGGCCGGATGCTCGCGATCATCGGCGAGTCCGGGTCCGGCAAATCCGTGGGGGTGCGCGCCCTCATGGGACTTCTCCCACCGAGCGCGCGGATCGAAGGCTCAGCGCGCCTGGTCGGCACGGAGCTGGTCGGCATGGACGAGCGGTCCATGCGTCAGATCCGCGGCAACGATATCGCCATGGTGTTCCAGGACCCGGCACGGTCCCTCAACCCGACCATGAGCGTGGGAGCGCAGATCTCGGAGGCGGTGCGCACGCACCGCAGGGAGGTCAAGAAGGCCGAGGCGGCCGAGCGGGTCATCGAGCTGCTCAAGCTGGTGCGCCTGCCCGCACCGGAGCGCCGGTTCCACGAGTACCCGCACCAGCTGTCCGGCGGCATGCGCCAGCGGGTGATGATCGCGATCGCACTGGCCTCGAACCCGAAGGTGCTGATCGCCGATGAGGCCACCACGGCTCTGGACGTCACCACGCAGGCGCAGATCATGGAGCTGCTGGTCGATCTTCAGGACCGGCTCGGCACCGCCGTGATCATGATCAGTCACGATCTCGGACTCGCCGCCAGCTACGCCGACGACGTGCTCGTCATGTACGGCGGGCGGATCGTCGAGCAGGCCGACACCGCTTCTCTGTTCGGCAACGTCCGGATGCCCTACACGAAGGCGCTCCTGGGGGCCATCCCACAGCTGTCCACGCCCACGCATGCGCTCCTCCCGGTGATCGGCGGGCATCCGCCGGACCTGTCCGCGCTGCCCCCGGGCTGCGCGTTCGCGCCGCGCTGCCCACGGGCGACGCAGAAGTGCGCGGAGCGGCCCGAGCTGATCGAGCACGAACCGAATCACAAGTACGCGTGCTGGCATCCGCACCTGGACGGCGCCGCACCCGAAACGATCGCCGCCGCAGCGCCGGCGCAGGAGGATGTCCGGTGA
- a CDS encoding oligopeptide/dipeptide ABC transporter ATP-binding protein — MTQIVDERSPQATGSKETLLSVRHIVQEYVSRGPGNIKAGVVHAVSDVSFELGVGETLGVVGETGSGKSTLARAAIQVERPKSGEVWFKGRNLVELSRRDLKAARRDIQMVYQDPFGSLNPKWRVEDVVAEPLVGHTKMGRVQRRARVRELLDLVGLNPDIYLRRRPLELSGGQAQRVAIARAIATNPALVVCDEAISSLDVLIQAQVMNLFEKLRAEFGLSYVFIAHDLARVKQLSDQVAVMHLGQLAEIGPAEQVYATPRHPYTRALLDSIPGLDPETGIARRPVTLKGEPPSPLHPPSGCRFRTRCPRAQDKCAVEEPLPRDLGGGHKVACHFPLEVPTISVDSLRASIPAPGAKTRTAPASA; from the coding sequence GTGACACAGATCGTGGACGAGAGGTCGCCGCAGGCGACCGGCTCGAAAGAGACCCTTCTGTCGGTCCGGCACATCGTGCAGGAGTACGTCAGCCGCGGACCCGGCAACATCAAGGCCGGGGTGGTGCATGCCGTTTCGGATGTCTCCTTCGAGCTGGGCGTCGGTGAGACGCTCGGTGTGGTCGGCGAGACCGGATCGGGCAAATCCACGCTGGCCCGCGCGGCGATCCAGGTGGAGCGGCCCAAGTCGGGCGAGGTGTGGTTCAAGGGGCGCAACCTCGTCGAGCTGTCCCGGCGAGATCTGAAGGCCGCCCGCCGGGACATCCAGATGGTCTATCAGGACCCGTTCGGCTCTCTCAACCCGAAATGGCGGGTCGAGGATGTCGTGGCCGAGCCGCTGGTCGGTCACACGAAGATGGGTCGCGTGCAGAGGCGCGCCCGTGTGCGCGAGCTGCTGGATCTGGTCGGACTGAATCCGGACATCTACCTGCGGCGGCGTCCGCTGGAGCTCTCCGGCGGTCAGGCGCAGCGCGTGGCCATCGCGCGCGCCATCGCCACCAATCCGGCGCTCGTCGTCTGCGACGAGGCGATCTCCTCGCTGGACGTGCTCATCCAGGCGCAGGTGATGAACCTGTTCGAGAAGCTGCGAGCCGAGTTCGGCCTCTCGTACGTGTTCATCGCGCACGACCTTGCCCGCGTCAAGCAGCTCAGCGACCAGGTCGCCGTCATGCACCTGGGTCAGCTGGCCGAGATCGGCCCGGCCGAGCAGGTGTACGCCACCCCGCGGCACCCGTACACCCGGGCGCTGCTGGACTCCATCCCGGGGCTGGATCCGGAGACGGGGATCGCACGCAGACCCGTGACGCTCAAGGGCGAACCGCCCTCACCCCTGCACCCGCCGTCGGGGTGCCGGTTCCGCACGCGGTGTCCGCGCGCGCAGGACAAGTGCGCGGTGGAGGAGCCGCTGCCTCGCGACCTCGGGGGAGGGCACAAGGTGGCGTGTCACTTCCCGCTGGAGGTGCCGACGATCTCGGTGGATTCGCTGCGCGCATCGATCCCCGCCCCGGGGGCTAAGACGCGAACAGCTCCTGCATCCGCGTGA
- a CDS encoding pyridoxal phosphate-dependent aminotransferase produces the protein MTQRAPLSHKLSAIAESATLKVDAKAKALQAAGRPVISYAAGEPDFATPQFIVDAAAEALHDPANYRYTPAVGLPVLREAIAAKTLRDSGLDIEPSQIVVTNGGKQAVYQAFQAVVNPGDEVLLPAPYWTTYPEAIALADGVPVTVFAGADQDYKVTVEQLEAARTDKTTALVFVSPSNPTGAVYTPAETKAIGEWAVEHGIWIISDEIYQNLVYEGARAVSIVEAVPDAAAQTILVNGVAKTYAMTGWRVGWMIGPTDAIKLAANLQSHLSSNVNNVAQRAALAALTGPQTEAEQFRVAFDRRRRLIVDGLAQIDGVTVPNPLGAFYAYPDVRGLLGRQWRGQTPTTSLQLADLILDEIEVAVVPGEAFGPSGYLRLSYALGDDALLEGVTRMQELFAS, from the coding sequence GTGACACAACGCGCCCCGCTCTCCCACAAACTCAGTGCCATCGCCGAGTCCGCGACTCTCAAGGTCGACGCGAAGGCCAAGGCGCTGCAGGCCGCCGGACGACCCGTCATCAGCTACGCGGCCGGCGAGCCGGACTTCGCAACGCCCCAGTTCATCGTGGATGCCGCGGCCGAGGCGCTGCACGACCCCGCCAACTACCGCTACACCCCCGCCGTGGGTCTACCGGTCCTGCGCGAGGCCATCGCCGCCAAGACGCTGCGCGACTCGGGACTCGACATCGAGCCGTCCCAGATCGTGGTCACCAACGGCGGCAAGCAGGCCGTCTACCAGGCGTTCCAGGCGGTCGTGAACCCCGGCGACGAGGTCCTCCTGCCCGCACCGTACTGGACCACCTACCCCGAGGCGATCGCACTGGCCGACGGAGTGCCCGTGACGGTCTTCGCCGGAGCCGACCAGGACTACAAGGTCACCGTCGAGCAGCTCGAAGCCGCCCGCACCGACAAGACGACGGCGCTGGTCTTCGTCTCCCCGTCCAACCCGACCGGCGCTGTCTACACTCCCGCCGAGACCAAGGCGATCGGCGAATGGGCTGTGGAGCACGGCATCTGGATCATCTCCGACGAGATCTACCAGAACCTCGTCTATGAGGGCGCCCGCGCGGTCTCGATCGTCGAGGCGGTCCCGGATGCCGCGGCCCAGACCATCCTCGTCAACGGCGTGGCCAAGACCTACGCGATGACCGGCTGGCGCGTCGGCTGGATGATCGGGCCCACGGACGCCATCAAACTGGCCGCGAATCTGCAGTCCCACCTGTCCAGCAACGTCAACAACGTCGCACAGCGAGCGGCGCTGGCCGCCCTGACCGGCCCGCAGACGGAAGCCGAGCAGTTCCGGGTCGCATTCGACCGCCGTCGCCGGCTGATCGTGGACGGCCTGGCGCAGATCGACGGCGTCACGGTGCCCAACCCGCTCGGTGCCTTCTACGCGTACCCCGACGTGCGCGGCCTGCTGGGCCGGCAGTGGCGCGGGCAGACGCCGACAACGTCGCTGCAGCTGGCGGACCTCATCCTCGACGAGATCGAGGTGGCCGTGGTTCCCGGCGAGGCGTTCGGCCCCAGCGGCTACCTGCGGCTCTCGTACGCGCTCGGCGACGACGCGCTGCTCGAAGGCGTCACGCGGATGCAGGAGCTGTTCGCGTCTTAG
- a CDS encoding YciI family protein — protein sequence MKYLMLVVADPDLTTDEEPVLTIEEWVDETYGQGRATDGDRLRPPSDAKTVRRRNGKVSVTDGPFAETHEWIAGFDLLECDTLEQAVEVASRHPMATHGTIEVRPVWPLELN from the coding sequence ATGAAGTACTTGATGCTCGTGGTGGCCGATCCGGATCTCACCACGGATGAAGAACCGGTCCTCACCATAGAGGAATGGGTCGACGAGACCTACGGGCAAGGGCGGGCCACCGACGGGGACCGGCTCCGGCCGCCCTCCGATGCCAAGACCGTAAGACGCCGCAACGGCAAGGTGAGCGTGACGGACGGACCCTTCGCCGAGACACACGAGTGGATCGCCGGTTTCGATCTGCTCGAGTGCGACACTCTCGAGCAGGCGGTCGAGGTCGCGTCTCGGCATCCGATGGCCACCCACGGCACGATCGAGGTGCGTCCGGTCTGGCCGCTCGAGCTGAACTGA
- a CDS encoding LLM class flavin-dependent oxidoreductase: protein MRGSSGAGFSASARDMRLAAARTWSARRFGSFYDQYKQIVASNGRDPDRVKILPGIMPFVGRTLADAQELAADLANGIEPTAGRAVVARMLDVDIDDLELTDRIPMERLEVTPQRQERWHIYRAMAETQTVGELMVELARAVGHRWMIGTPGMIADSMIEWFDKRACDGFNLNPPSFPDGMDAMLTLLVPELQERGYFQDDYAGDTLRERMGAEPR, encoded by the coding sequence GTGCGCGGGTCCAGCGGGGCGGGCTTCTCGGCAAGCGCCCGCGACATGCGGTTGGCTGCTGCGCGAACGTGGTCGGCCAGGCGATTCGGTTCGTTCTACGACCAGTACAAGCAGATCGTCGCCTCGAACGGTCGCGATCCGGACAGGGTGAAGATCCTCCCCGGCATCATGCCGTTCGTCGGCAGGACGCTTGCCGACGCGCAGGAGCTGGCCGCAGACCTGGCGAACGGCATCGAGCCGACCGCGGGCCGGGCGGTGGTCGCGCGGATGCTGGACGTCGACATCGACGACCTCGAGCTGACCGACCGCATCCCCATGGAGCGGCTCGAGGTCACCCCTCAGCGCCAGGAGCGCTGGCACATCTACCGCGCCATGGCCGAGACCCAGACGGTCGGCGAGCTGATGGTCGAGCTCGCGCGGGCCGTCGGCCACCGCTGGATGATCGGGACTCCGGGCATGATCGCGGACAGCATGATCGAGTGGTTCGACAAGCGGGCCTGCGACGGGTTCAACCTGAATCCGCCGAGCTTCCCGGACGGGATGGATGCCATGCTGACTCTGCTCGTTCCCGAACTCCAGGAGCGGGGCTACTTCCAGGACGACTACGCCGGCGACACCCTGCGCGAGCGCATGGGCGCCGAGCCGCGTTAG